The following proteins come from a genomic window of Azoarcus sp. PA01:
- the hemW gene encoding radical SAM family heme chaperone HemW — translation MTRHRIIPVAPAPAVAAPLPERAQLTASPPLALYVHYPWCVKKCPYCDFNSHASRGGTGEIPEQAYIDALLGDIETALPQVWGRRVLSVFIGGGTPSLMSAAALDRLLTGVRMLLQLDPLAEVTLEANPGTVEAGRFRDYRAAGVNRLSLGIQSFDDAQLVRLGRIHDGREARVAIDTALANFERVNLDLMYALPQQTLEQALADLDIALATGATHLSCYQLTLEPNTPFHHAPPPLPDTDAAADMQDAIEARLAGAGFRHYETSAFARPGEECRHNLNYWTFGDYLGVGAGAHGKLSSFEGIVREMRHKHPGRYLDAAKSREFVQERRSIGVTELPFEFMMNALRLTGGVPPRLFAERTGLPLAVIEDELKTARAQGLIEVTPDVLRPTERGRHFLNDLLTLFLRD, via the coding sequence GTGACCCGCCATCGCATTATCCCCGTCGCGCCCGCGCCGGCCGTTGCCGCACCGCTGCCCGAGCGAGCGCAACTGACGGCGTCGCCGCCGCTCGCGCTGTACGTGCATTACCCGTGGTGCGTGAAGAAGTGCCCGTACTGCGACTTCAACTCGCATGCGTCGCGCGGCGGCACGGGCGAGATCCCGGAGCAGGCCTACATCGACGCGCTGCTCGGCGACATCGAGACCGCGCTGCCGCAGGTGTGGGGACGGCGCGTGCTGTCGGTGTTCATCGGCGGCGGCACGCCGAGCCTGATGTCGGCGGCAGCGCTCGACCGCCTGCTGACCGGCGTGCGCATGCTGCTGCAGCTCGACCCGCTGGCCGAAGTCACGCTCGAAGCCAATCCCGGCACCGTCGAGGCAGGCCGCTTCCGCGATTACCGCGCGGCCGGCGTGAACCGCCTGTCGCTCGGCATCCAGAGCTTCGACGACGCGCAGCTCGTGCGCCTCGGGCGCATCCATGACGGGCGCGAAGCGCGCGTCGCGATCGACACCGCGCTGGCGAACTTCGAGCGCGTGAACCTCGACCTGATGTACGCGCTGCCGCAGCAGACGCTCGAGCAGGCGCTCGCCGACCTCGACATCGCGCTCGCGACCGGCGCGACCCATCTGTCGTGCTACCAGCTGACGCTCGAGCCGAACACGCCTTTCCACCACGCTCCGCCGCCGCTGCCCGATACCGACGCCGCGGCCGACATGCAGGATGCGATCGAAGCGCGGCTCGCCGGCGCGGGGTTCCGCCACTACGAGACCTCGGCGTTCGCCCGACCCGGCGAGGAATGCCGCCACAACCTGAACTACTGGACGTTCGGCGATTATCTCGGCGTCGGCGCGGGCGCGCACGGCAAGCTGTCGAGCTTCGAGGGGATCGTGCGCGAGATGCGCCACAAGCACCCCGGACGCTACCTCGACGCAGCGAAGAGCCGCGAGTTCGTGCAGGAACGCCGCTCGATCGGCGTCACCGAGCTGCCATTCGAATTCATGATGAATGCGCTGCGCCTGACCGGCGGCGTCCCGCCACGGCTGTTCGCCGAGCGCACCGGCCTGCCGCTCGCGGTGATCGAGGACGAGCTGAAGACGGCGCGCGCGCAAGGCCTGATCGAAGTCACGCCGGACGTCCTCCGCCCGACCGAGCGCGGCCGGCATTTCCTCAACGATCTGCTGACGCTGTTCCTGCGCGACTGA
- the rph gene encoding ribonuclease PH, which produces MRPSQRRPDQLRPVTITRNFTCHAEGSVLVEFGATRVLCTASVEDSVPPFLRGRGQGWLTAEYGMLPRATHTRSAREAAKGKQSGRTQEIQRLIGRSLRAVVDLSALGERQIVIDCDVLQADGGTRTAAITGACVAVHDAFGKLVAEGKLPHSPLREFVAAVSVGVFQGVPVLDLDYLEDSGCDTDMNVVMTGSGGFVEVQGTAEGATFSRAELNTLLELAESGVRRLVEMQKAAIDRN; this is translated from the coding sequence ATGCGTCCCAGCCAACGCCGCCCCGACCAGCTGCGCCCGGTCACGATCACCCGCAACTTCACCTGCCATGCCGAAGGCTCGGTGCTCGTCGAATTCGGCGCGACGCGCGTGCTGTGCACGGCCAGCGTCGAGGACAGCGTGCCGCCGTTCCTGCGCGGACGCGGCCAGGGCTGGCTGACTGCCGAATACGGCATGCTGCCGCGCGCGACGCACACGCGCAGCGCGCGCGAAGCGGCCAAGGGCAAGCAGAGCGGGCGCACACAGGAAATCCAGCGCCTGATCGGCCGCAGCCTGCGCGCGGTCGTCGACCTCAGCGCGCTCGGCGAACGCCAGATCGTCATCGATTGCGACGTGCTGCAGGCCGACGGGGGCACCCGCACTGCCGCGATCACCGGCGCCTGCGTCGCGGTCCACGACGCGTTCGGCAAACTCGTCGCCGAAGGCAAGCTGCCGCACAGCCCGCTGCGCGAGTTCGTCGCCGCGGTGTCGGTCGGCGTGTTCCAGGGCGTGCCGGTGCTCGATCTCGACTACCTCGAGGATTCGGGCTGTGACACCGACATGAACGTCGTCATGACGGGGTCGGGAGGTTTCGTCGAAGTGCAGGGCACTGCCGAAGGCGCGACGTTCTCGCGCGCCGAACTCAACACGCTGCTGGAGCTTGCCGAGTCCGGCGTCCGCCGGCTCGTCGAAATGCAGAAAGCGGCGATCGACCGGAACTGA
- the rdgB gene encoding RdgB/HAM1 family non-canonical purine NTP pyrophosphatase codes for MTTRLVLASNNAKKAVEMTALLAPLGIEVLSQSAFDIPEADEPHPTFVENALAKARHAAALIGLPAVADDSGLCVAALGGAPGVQSARFAGEPKSDARNNALLVERLAGSADRRAFFYSVVVLVRHRDDPRPLIADGEWHGTILYAPRGANGFGYDPLFFVPELGQTAAELDAQLKNTLSHRGAAMRHLLARLSTEPL; via the coding sequence ATGACGACCCGGCTCGTTCTCGCTAGCAACAACGCCAAGAAGGCCGTCGAGATGACGGCGCTGCTCGCGCCGCTCGGCATCGAGGTGCTGTCGCAGTCGGCGTTCGACATTCCGGAAGCCGACGAGCCGCACCCGACGTTCGTCGAGAACGCGCTCGCGAAAGCGCGTCACGCTGCCGCGTTGATCGGGCTGCCGGCGGTCGCCGACGACTCCGGGCTGTGCGTCGCGGCGCTCGGCGGAGCGCCGGGCGTGCAGTCGGCGCGCTTTGCCGGCGAACCGAAATCCGACGCGCGCAACAACGCGCTGCTCGTCGAGCGGCTCGCCGGCAGCGCCGACCGGCGCGCGTTCTTCTATTCCGTCGTGGTACTGGTGCGCCATCGCGACGATCCGCGGCCGCTGATCGCCGACGGCGAGTGGCACGGGACGATCCTCTACGCGCCGCGCGGCGCCAACGGCTTCGGCTACGATCCGCTGTTCTTCGTCCCGGAGCTCGGGCAGACGGCCGCCGAGCTCGACGCGCAGCTGAAGAACACCCTCAGCCACCGCGGCGCGGCGATGCGCCACCTGCTCGCCCGCCTGTCCACCGAACCGCTGTGA